One Bombina bombina isolate aBomBom1 chromosome 5, aBomBom1.pri, whole genome shotgun sequence DNA segment encodes these proteins:
- the LOC128661321 gene encoding gastrula zinc finger protein XlCGF8.2DB-like, with product TGKKPHTYTECGKCFTQMDHLKTHKKIHKGGKPFTCTECGKSFPQKSNLKKHERSHTGEKPFTCTECGKSFTQMVNLKTHERSHTEEKPFTCTECGKRFIQKSDLKKHERIHTGEKPFTCTECGKSFTQMDNLKTHERTHTGEKPFTCAECGKSFTLMDNLKTHERIHTGEKPFTCTECGKSFIRKSDLKKHERIHTGEKPFTCTECGKSFTLMDNLKTHKKIHTGEKPFTCTECGKSFTRMDYLKTHERIHTGEKPFTCTDCGKSFTRMDHLKTHERSHTGEKPFTCTECGKRFTRMSHLKTHEKIHTRKDSDKSLSHFSNKTHYLSMGPIPKQRTGNNA from the coding sequence acaggtaagaaaccacacacatatactgagtgcggcaaatgtttcacacaaatggatcatctgaaaactcataaaaagattcacaaaggaggaaagcctttcacatgtacagagtgtggaaaaagttttccacaaaagagtaatctgaaaaagcatgaaaggagtcacacaggggaaaaaccgttcacatgtacagagtgtggaaaaagttttacacaaatggttaatctgaaaactcatgaaaggagtcacacagaggaaaagcctttcacatgtacagagtgtggaaaacgttttatacaaaagagtgatctgaaaaagcatgaaaggattcacacaggggaaaagccattcacatgtacagagtgtggaaaaagttttacacaaatggataatctgaaaactcatgaaaggactcATACAGgggaaaagccattcacatgtgcagagtgtggaaaaagttttacactaatggataatctgaaaactcatgaaaggattcacacaggagaaaagccgttcacatgtacagagtgtggaaaaagttttatacgaaagagtgatctgaaaaaacatgaaaggattcacacaggggaaaagccgtttacatgtacagagtgtggaaaaagttttacactaatggataatctgaaaactcataaaaagattcacacaggggaaaagcctttcacatgtacagagtgtggaaaaagttttacacgaatggattatctgaaaactcatgaaaggattcacacaggagaaaagcctttcacatgtacagattgtggaaaaagttttacacgaatggatcatctgaaaactcatgaaaggagtcacacaggggaaaagcctttcacatgtacagagtgtggaaaacgttttacacgaatgagtcatctgaaaactcatgaaaagattcacacaagAAAAGATTCAGACAagagcctttcacat
- the LOC128659888 gene encoding oocyte zinc finger protein XlCOF6-like codes for RIHTGEKPFTCTECGKSFTRMDYLKTHERIHTGEKPFTCTECGKSFIQKSDLKKHERIHTGEKPFTCIECGKSFTLMDHLKTHKMIHTGEKPFTCTECGKSFTRMDYLKTHERIHTGEKPFTCTECGKSFTRMDYLKTHERIHTGEKPFTCTDCGKSFTRMDNMKTHERIHTGEKPFTCTEC; via the coding sequence aggattcacacaggagaaaagccttttacatgtacagagtgtggaaaaagttttacacgaatggattatctgaaaactcatgaaaggattcacacaggagaaaagccattcacatgtacagagtgtggaaaaagttttatacaaaagagtgatctgaaaaaacatgaaaggattcacacaggggaaaagccgtttacatgtatagagtgtggaaaaagttttacactaatggatcatctgaaaactcataaaatgattcacacaggggaaaagcctttcacatgtacagagtgtggaaaaagttttacacgaatggattatctgaaaactcatgaaaggattcacacaggagaaaagcctttcacatgtacagagtgtggaaaaagttttacacgaatggattatctgaaaactcatgaaaggattcacacaggagaaaagcctttcacatgtacagattgtggaaaaagttttacacgaatggataatatgaaaactcatgaaaggattcacacaggagaaaagcctttcacatgtacagagtgt